Proteins encoded together in one Hymenobacter monticola window:
- a CDS encoding TolC family protein, which produces MKQRTTPSALLKRRLLAGLAGALALAPPALAQTPAVPGSPPAAAASGTAQALPSGPWTLQAAVDYALAHNLNVRLSELQAQNNQQILRQSRAALLPSANLSGSQNWQYGTSVNPLTFEFQSQTVRANNFAGVAQVTLFQGFQLRNTIKRNDLDYKASLADIEKARNDLSLNVASAFLQLVLAQELVRANQTRVASDQEQIARTKILLKAGSIPESTLLDSQSQLATDELNVVTAQNQADLARLSLLQLMNIDPANAAGFAVAVPQLPDPDEEGAFALDLNQTYQTAAGRLPEIRAAELRVQSARRGTDLARGGYYPRLALTGQVFSGYSSVRTVTQIGNDSTARRSTFFVNNGGVQTPLTVTTYQRNIINLPQGFWDQLNQNLGQQIQFSLNVPIFNGLQVRTSVQRAIINEQAQNVRAEQARLTLRQSIEQAYADARAAQLQYAAAKRQVTALTLTQRNSEIRFNNGLLNGTEFNIAKNNLTFAESNRIQAKYSYIFRRKVLDFYQGKPLAL; this is translated from the coding sequence ATGAAACAACGGACTACCCCCTCCGCTTTGCTCAAGCGACGGCTGCTGGCCGGCCTGGCGGGCGCGCTGGCGCTGGCCCCGCCCGCCCTGGCCCAAACCCCGGCCGTGCCGGGCTCGCCGCCCGCCGCAGCCGCTAGCGGCACGGCCCAGGCGCTGCCCTCTGGCCCCTGGACCCTGCAGGCAGCTGTAGACTACGCCCTGGCCCACAACCTGAATGTGCGCCTGAGCGAGTTGCAGGCCCAAAACAACCAGCAGATTTTGCGCCAGAGCCGCGCCGCGCTGTTGCCATCGGCGAACCTGAGCGGCTCGCAGAACTGGCAGTACGGCACGAGCGTGAACCCGCTCACGTTTGAGTTTCAAAGCCAGACGGTGCGGGCCAACAATTTTGCGGGCGTGGCGCAGGTCACACTGTTTCAGGGATTTCAGCTGCGCAACACCATCAAGCGCAACGACCTGGACTACAAAGCCAGCCTGGCCGACATCGAAAAGGCCCGCAACGACCTGAGCCTGAACGTGGCGTCCGCGTTTTTGCAGCTGGTGCTGGCCCAGGAGCTGGTGCGCGCCAACCAAACCCGCGTAGCCAGCGACCAGGAGCAGATTGCCCGCACCAAAATTCTGCTCAAGGCCGGCAGCATTCCGGAAAGCACGCTCCTGGATAGCCAGTCGCAGCTGGCCACGGATGAGCTGAACGTGGTGACTGCACAGAACCAGGCGGATTTGGCCCGGCTGTCGCTGCTGCAGCTTATGAACATCGACCCGGCCAACGCGGCCGGCTTTGCCGTGGCCGTGCCTCAACTGCCCGACCCCGACGAGGAAGGCGCCTTTGCGCTGGATTTGAACCAAACCTACCAAACGGCGGCGGGCCGGCTGCCCGAAATCCGGGCGGCCGAGCTGCGGGTGCAAAGCGCGCGCCGCGGCACCGACCTGGCCCGCGGCGGCTACTACCCGCGCCTGGCCCTGACGGGGCAGGTGTTCTCGGGCTACTCGTCGGTGCGCACCGTCACGCAGATAGGCAACGACTCGACGGCCCGCCGCAGCACGTTTTTTGTGAACAACGGCGGCGTACAAACCCCGCTGACCGTGACGACTTACCAGCGCAACATCATCAACTTGCCGCAGGGCTTCTGGGACCAGCTGAACCAGAACCTGGGCCAGCAAATCCAGTTTTCGCTCAACGTCCCCATTTTTAATGGCTTGCAGGTGCGCACCAGCGTGCAGCGCGCCATCATCAACGAGCAGGCCCAGAACGTGCGCGCCGAGCAGGCCCGCCTCACCCTGCGCCAGAGCATCGAGCAGGCCTACGCCGATGCCCGCGCGGCCCAGCTGCAGTACGCGGCAGCCAAACGGCAGGTAACGGCCCTCACGCTCACGCAGCGCAACTCGGAAATCCGTTTCAACAACGGCTTGCTGAACGGCACCGAGTTCAACATCGCCAAGAACAACCTAACGTTTGCCGAGTCGAACCGCATTCAGGCCAAGTACAGCTACATTTTCCGCCGCAAGGTGCTCGACTTTTACCAGGGCAAGCCGCTGGCGCTGTAA
- the sdaAB gene encoding L-serine ammonia-lyase, iron-sulfur-dependent subunit beta: MAEKSSIFDMIGPVMIGPSSSHTAGVVRIARAAIRILGAVPTEAVITFYNSFARTYEGHGSDRAIVAGLLGYAPDDTRIRTAFDHAAEAGLQYTFQGVGNASTMHPNTIKLNLLDGATGRRVEVVGQSRGGGVIRIVEVDGFPADFSGSLHTLIIDADDVPGSIAFIASVIAHDQCNIATMFVSRKGRNDAARQFIEMDSPIKEITLAYLRQLSWVQHITYIPTLE, from the coding sequence ATGGCCGAGAAATCCAGCATTTTTGATATGATTGGTCCCGTGATGATTGGACCAAGCTCCTCGCACACCGCCGGCGTGGTGCGCATTGCCCGCGCGGCCATCCGCATTCTGGGCGCCGTGCCCACCGAGGCGGTCATCACGTTCTACAATTCGTTTGCCCGCACCTACGAGGGCCACGGCTCCGACCGCGCCATCGTGGCCGGCCTGCTGGGCTATGCGCCCGACGACACCCGCATCCGTACGGCGTTCGACCACGCGGCCGAGGCGGGCTTGCAGTACACCTTTCAGGGCGTAGGCAATGCTTCGACCATGCACCCCAACACCATCAAGCTGAATCTGCTGGACGGGGCCACCGGGCGCCGGGTAGAAGTAGTGGGGCAGAGCCGGGGCGGGGGCGTCATCCGCATTGTGGAAGTCGACGGGTTTCCGGCTGACTTCTCGGGGTCGTTGCACACGCTCATCATCGACGCCGACGACGTGCCGGGCTCCATTGCCTTCATTGCTTCGGTCATTGCCCACGACCAGTGCAACATCGCCACCATGTTTGTGAGCCGCAAGGGCCGCAACGACGCGGCCCGGCAGTTCATCGAGATGGACAGCCCCATCAAAGAAATCACCCTGGCCTACCTGCGCCAGCTGAGCTGGGTGCAGCACATCACCTACATTCCCACGTTGGAATAA